The following coding sequences are from one Eleginops maclovinus isolate JMC-PN-2008 ecotype Puerto Natales chromosome 11, JC_Emac_rtc_rv5, whole genome shotgun sequence window:
- the pou4f3 gene encoding POU domain, class 4, transcription factor 3, whose protein sequence is MMTMNGKQHFSMHPALHEAKYPGLHSGSEGMRRVCMPAPQLQGNIFGGFDESLLARAEALAAADSIVSHGKSHPFKPDVTYHTMSSVPCTSASSSSSTTVPISHVPSTIASHHHHHHHHLGQTLEAGDLLDHLSTSLAVTGMGAPDPPGMTASAHHHQHPHHHLQTMGQLHQAMANMAHPHSLSVHGGMACINDVESDPRELEAFAERFKQRRIKLGVTQADVGSALANLKIPGVGSLSQSTICRFESLTLSHNNMIALKPVLQAWLEEAEAAYREKSNKPDLFNGNERKRKRTSIAAPEKRSLEAYFAIQPRPSSEKIAAIAEKLDLKKNVVRVWFCNQRQKQKRMKYSAVH, encoded by the exons atgatgaCCATGAACGGAAAGCAGCATTTCTCCATGCACCCGGCCCTGCACGAGGCCAAGTATCCCGGCCTGCACTCAGGCTCGGAGGGCATGCGCAGAGTCTGTATGCCCGCCCCGCAG CTGCAGGGCAATATATTTGGAGGCTTTGATGAGAGCCTGCTGGCACGGGCAGAGGCTCTGGCGGCTGCTGACAGCATTGTCTCTCACGGCAAGAGTCACCCGTTCAAACCAGACGTGACTTACCATACCATGAGCAGTGTCCCCTGCACCtcagcctcctcttcttcctccaccacCGTGCCCATCTCCCACGTCCCCTCCACCATCgcctcccaccaccaccaccatcaccaccacctcGGACAGACCCTGGAGGCCGGGGACCTCCTGGACCACCTCTCCACCAGCCTGGCCGTGACCGGGATGGGTGCTCCGGACCCTCCCGGGATGACCGCGTCGGCGCACCACCACCAGCACCCTCACCACCACCTGCAGACCATGGGGCAGCTGCACCAGGCGATGGCCAACATGGCCCACCCTCACTCCCTGTCAGTGCACGGCGGGATGGCGTGTATCAACGACGTGGAGTCGGATCCCAGGGAGCTGGAAGCTTTCGCCGAGCGGTTCAAGCAGAGGAGGATCAAACTCGGTGTGACCCAGGCAGACGTAGGGTCGGCGCTGGCCAACCTTAAGATCCCCGGAGTTGGGTCTTTGAGCCAGAGCACCATCTGCAGGTTCGAGTCCCTCACTTTGTCACACAACAACATGATCGCACTCAAGCCGGTCCTCCAGGCCTGGCTGGAGGAAGCAGAGGCTGCTTACCGGGAGAAAAGCAACAAGCCGGACCTTTTCAACGGGAACGAGAGGAAAAGAAAGCGCACCTCTATCGCAGCGCCGGAGAAGCGCTCTTTGGAGGCTTACTTTGCCATCCAGCCTCGGCCCTCCTCGGAAAAAATTGCGGCTATTGCTGAGAAACTGGACCTGAAAAAGAATGTGGTTCGAGTGTGGTTTTGCAACCAGCGGCAGAAACAGAAACGAATGAAATACTCTGCGGTGCACTGA